In Sparus aurata chromosome 5, fSpaAur1.1, whole genome shotgun sequence, the genomic window AGAGTGAGAAAACGATTATTCTCCCATTGCTCTTTCCTGTCAGGCACAAATAAAACCATCAGTGTCTGTAAAATGCATGTCGTTACAAAACAAATCCATAAAAGTCATCGCGTCGTGCATTTCTTCAAACAGGTACATGAAGTACTCACGTCCACCCCATGGCCTTCACACTCCAGCCAGAACCAAAGATGTTAAGGGACTTTGAGAAACAGTCGTTGTATATCAGGCCAGTGTAGATGGAGAACAGTCCCATCATCAGGATGATATAACGCCCCTCAAAGAACGTGTTCCAGATCTGCTCGTACACATCAAATCACTCAGTTAcacttcagacacacacacacactcactctggTATTTCTTAGGTCACATTATGGAGCTTTCACACGAGAACTCACTCACCtcatttcttgtgtttttaagttTGCGGTTGTTCTCGCACAGCACCATCCACGCCGCGAACACAGCCATGATGACGCCGTGGCCCAGGTCCCCAAACATCACAGCGAACAGGAATGGGAAAGTGATGATTGTGAAAGGAGCTAAAGACGAGAAAGAgatcaaacaacaaaacaaataaaacttaaGCGAAGTAATCCTTAAAAGAAATATTGACATTATCAGGAAAACCAACATTAGGAAGTGGTTAGGAAGACCTTCTGTGCCCGAAGcccaaaataagaaaatgagGTGAACTGCTCCACACAGGAAATCaatccatttcccctccagttACCCTCCTTCTCATtggctgtcaatcaaaacctTTAATGGGTCACACTCTGATACTTCCTACCAACTAACAATtgcaagaaaacagaaaaacaattgcaagaaaacGGCAAAATACTCCCTTCAGTTCGCTGAGGAGGATTTAAAGGATTCTGCCTCTCTATCGGCTAATCAATGTGTACAAAATACTGATATAGTAACTTAAAACTCATTTATTACTTGTTGAATAGTTGTATACGGCATTAATAACGTATGGTTGTAATAACACTTAATTTAGTTTTACATACAGTCAGGGGAAAGGGATGATAAAATCCCTAACTCACCAGGGTTGACCTCCCTGTAACTGCCCACTCCGTAGGCGTCCACAATGTTCTGGAAGCCAGAGGTAAACTTGTTGGTCTTGATCAGGGTCGGGGGAGTGTCGCTGGTGGGGATGCGATTGACAAAGGAAGGAACGGTCGCTCCACTTTTCCTCTGAAATGTCAACGTCATATCAAAATGTCAGCATCAACCATGTGTTCAAACATCAGATTAACCGCACAAAGAAGGCACAGAAgataacaaataaacaagagAAAGACGTGGACGggatgtctctttgtggttcagcagtttaggcaaaaaaacaataattcaaGGGCCAGTTGTGGGGATACAGATAAATAAACTACTGTAGGAACAATGAACCTATAAATGCATCTTTATCCCACATAAACACTTCGTCCTCTTCAGCCTGCAAATTGAATGAACAGTGGCCTTTCAGTCGCCTCGCCAAGAGAGCAAAAGCCTCGTACAATACTCGCGTTTGTAAAAGCAACGCCCCAGTTCATGAAGCAACTGCCCCGGTTaaataaacagaagaagaaagccTGGAGTGAAGCAAAAGTCAAACAGAGCAACGCTGCTGAGAGCTTCCTCACCGATCCTTCTTCTAGGGCCCTCCGCAGCGTGGGAATATCATTCACGGGGCACCAAACCTCAGCGATCAGACACTTGTTAGTAACGTCAAAGCTACACAGGTTCAGAATGTAGTAGATGGCCTTCATCTTCTTGACCTGGATGACCCAGGTGTACACGGATTCTGAGGCCTTTATCAGGACCTGCCTCAGGTAGTCCTCTGTCCTGTTGAGTACCTGAACACGGGGACACATAAGCAGGATTTCAGTGTGGAAGTTCATATTTAATGAGATTCAAgacttttgaaataaaaaggtcaaatagaacatttacattttgaagcAAAAGGCGTGTGTGTAAATAAGTCAGACAAGAAAATCAGCCAAGAACAGAGaagggaagaagaggagcacacatgaaaaagagagagagagagagaaaaaacttgACTTTCAGCTGAAGCCTCATGCTGATCATGTGCTACAGGCGCTGAGTGAAATTCTATTTCTCAGTCACGGCGGGTTAAAAGCTACCAGACAGAAAACTTGACTGACCCCGTCACAACCAGGATTGCTTCACGGGGAGAACAACTGGGTTAATCTTTTCAGAAAATCAATCAGCCATTTAAATTCTGTTCTTTAATTATTTGAGTGTTAAAAAGCAGAGCGTGAATGTCACGTGTTCCGCTAAACACCATGAGAACCATCAAGAGAGCTCATATTCTAAATGATCCAGCTTATGTTTTAACAGGGAGATGACGGTGGAGCTCCTTTTTCTGTCACTAATTAAACATCTGTGTAATCAGCGATGTTAAAATGCAGTAGAGACACACCGTGTGCAGGTCCTGGATGCGAGTTCTGAGTCCTTCCACAACATCATTCCTCTCCTCGTTGCTGCTGGGATAGGGGTACACGTGACAGTGGTAGCTGCGGAAGGGGAAAATTATGTTATTCACAACTCGTACACGacacaaatacaaaatcagCCATATTTCCTGCCGTTAATAAAACAACGAGAGAACAAAGCAGGGATTAATAATTACCAGTCGCAGATCTTCTTCACTTTCTGGCCGATTTGGTCTCCCCAGTAAGAGATCAGAAACACCACGCATTTGGTCGGCTCGCCCTGCAGATATAAAACAAGAGGATGTAAATAAATTGTATGGACCGAATCACCATGATGTCTGCGGTTAATTTGCATTGCTGATATGGGAAATCAGCACTCTTGTTGATTTCTGGCGCCATTTTCAGCTGCAACTCAACCATCAATGAATATATAGTGATGTTACAGCTGTGCTTATTTCGTTGCGTTGGGAGTTTTTCCTCACTCCAACTGAGGCTCTAAAGACCCGAGGATGTCGTGATTTGGATTTTAGGCCATATGAATAAAACCGAAAATAACTTTCGTTCATGGCTCGAGACAGCAGCGAAAAATCCTTGTTGTCTCtactctctttttttaaaagaaagcacaaaaacatagcgctaaactttttttcccccattctCCCGGTCAGTGAAAGTATGTCCtgacattccatcactgatcaGTCGCGGCCCTGCATGCCTGCCTTCTGGTCAGGCAGAGGAAATGGATAATTGGATTAGCGCTGTCACTCAACATGAATAGACAAGATCACGGCACTTATTGTCGATGAGAACAGCCAGAAGGACTGGAACAGACTTTACAGCGGCTTCACCACCGACATTTTCACTGTCGTCCCGACTTTTAACAGATACACATTTGGTCATAGTTTCAGATTTTCTCTTCATCCTCTGAACTGTTTCTTAAATAAATCACTCCACTGTGGCAACACTACACAAGAAGTAACAATAAGACATTTAGTGATACTCAAGAACATGCAGCATGTCATTACAAGCAaatactgtgttttgttttctgcaatGCTAACCTGTTACAGCTAAATAATTACATTGTTACAAATACAAACTATGTTGGAACCTGAACTCTACACAAAACATCAGTCGCGAGTCGTATGCAGCCTTCCATTGTACATCATCTTTAATCTAATGACAAACATGATGGAAACGGTGAACGTTGATTTGTCCTACAAACGTTTTTATGTCATGTGGAAACAGAAGCCAAGATCTGATCTGTCCTTTACAAGCCTCCTTGGATGAAGTCCACAGTGTGTTTTCAAAGCAGTAAATAAATCTCGTTTACATCAAACAACTTCCCTAATGTCTCAATAACAGTATCTGACATCTTTgatttaaaagcaaaacaagtaATCCGTGCAAATGTTTCTTCTGTCTTCTCTGATGACATTAAATTTCTGCGCTTTAATGCGAGGAAGACATGACATACATAATTCAACTTTGGCACAAATCCAGGATAATGTTAGCTTCGAGGATCCTACCGTGTCAGGATTTTCCAGATACTCCTCAACCTCCGCATAGCTGAGGATGGTGTAGCCTTTACAAACCCTCCAGAGCATCCGCTCAAAGGCCTCGATCTTCACTCTTTGAATGAGCCCAGAAATGAAACTgcaagagaaagaagagagcgTTCACAGACAGCTGAACATATCTGCACACTGATAGTGTGATAAACATCTCTGTAACCttccaaaaaaacccccactTATAATTCAATATTCATCATCTCAAGcattatttgtgtgtttcagctgggCGTCCACAGACCATAATACAAGCTTCCTGCTGTAGCTCTGATACTTCCTATTTCGCAAAGTCGTGGCATGGCAACATCAGAGGTATGTGGCTTTGAGGTCAACTGTGTTTCCTTTGATATCACACTCTCACTTCCCATTCGCAATCAACAAAACATGCAACCTCTCACATGGAGTATAAAATCAAAGAATAAGGTTTGTCTGAGCTACATGCTTACAAATATTTACAAAGGAAATGAGTTTAAACTTCAACGACTATATCCTACGGAAGTGTTTGCATCCTGTATCTACTCGTCCTCTGTCAGAGTAAAGGGATCAGCCAGCTTTGCTACTTTGGATGTATTTACATATCTCCTCATTTCAGGGAAATGTAGATGTGTGTTGTGGAATAGTGGCTGCCTGGTGTTGCTGGCATTGTCGCTGCCGAGATGATTCTTTATTGGGGAATGTGAACCAACTTGATTCTCCACCAGTCGGGAACTGGTTATTTAATGAAACAACTGATGACAATCGAGGACAACGCGAATTAaagcaacaacagaaacactgtcGTTGCAATCGACTCTAAAACAAATACCAAACACTAAGAGAGTGTTCAGACCTGGTATCGCCATCCGTCCAGAGGCAggcagcatttcacaaagttaCATCATTTCTCCTGACTCAACCGTTCACAAAATTGAGGGAATGTTTTaagactattttttttatacaggtGCCAAAAAAGTAGCCTATATTGGTTACGACTTGCTGTGTTCGTAAACTTGAAAAAACTAGACTACATGTTTACCGTTAATAAAAAGTCGGcttcttttatacattttgtttaaattgtgGTATCAGCTGCATCTGTCTGGTCCAGCTGGGCTGCAGCAAACTTACGTTTTTCTACAAGAAAGAAACAACTTAACAAATTGGATTTAATGCCAGATTTGCACAATGACAGACAGGTGAGTTAGAATTTGCCCCCCACATGATCTGCAAGGGATTCTGGGGATCTTGCACTTTCTAGATCAATGGTTAGTTGAAACGGAGAGAGCGGACAATGACAGAGTCAGACCAAATGGATCACATGGAAATCAGTGTGTTATAGTATGTGATCCACTCTGCTTGTTGCTGCGGCTTCCACTTGTTTCACCGAGGATGTCAGTTGAGGAAGCGGCCCAGGAGGGATGTGCTTACACACCGCTTCAAAGAATGTGCTCACGTGCAGCCCAGACCACCTCTGATTGTGGTCTGTCTGAGTGATCAGATCTCAAAAGGGACACCAATCAGGGTTCTAAAGTAACACCCGCCAACCCGCCAAATGCGGGTTAAAAATCATTTTGGTGGGTGTTAATAAAAACTGACTCGCCAGTTTGGCCGGTGATGCACGAGGCAATCATGTCAGTCAGAGCCGCTCTACTGTTCTCGCTCCCTGGGCAGTActgactacatttcccatgaacACTGTCGTGATGCTACGTGAATGACGTATAAGACGCCCATTGGCTGCGCGCAGGCAGTGCAACCAACCAGCGCGAGAAAccatggaaacagaaaacacaaagaagaagaagaagaaaaagaatggATGAATGCAGCATCATcagaagaaggagagggagctagctaaagtaaattaaaaagtaGCCTAAACTTAAACTAAATGCGGCGGTGGTTGGTTGGACAGACGTCTGGGGgcgagaagaggaaggaggcagGGGATGAGATTGAGAATATCAACAACAATGCGTGCGAAACGACAAAAAGAGAGTTCAATGCCAAATGGCTGACGGGTCGTGAATGGCTTGTGTTTGATCACGAAAATGTCGTCATGTTTTGTAAGGACTGCCGCAtgtacacaaaagaaaaaaactaaacaaacaatttCGTGGTGGGAAGTAATCATTTTAAAGTCGAGGCTGTAAAGGACCATGAGAGTGCCCGGAGTCATCAGGAGAGCCTGTATTGTACTTGGATTGTGTTAATAAAacccaaaatgtaaaaataattcaTTCAGCGGCACTCATCTCTCTTATCTAATCTCTCTTATTTTCACTGGAAAAAATGTGGCTAGTGGAAATTCTGATTAATTGGCTGGTAATCAAAAAAGTGAATTTAGAACCCTGACACCGATGTGTCTTGGATGTGTTCTGACTTCTACTTAGCTCTGTCTATTAGTAATTAGATTACCCAGTATGTATTTTGATAGCAGATCTCCAAAAGAAACATAATGCTGATATGGCTAACTGAATTTCATCCCTTACCCCAGTTTGGCTCCGAGCCTCTGCATGCTGCTGTAGTCCATCATTGTCTCTTTTTCTAGGAAGGGAAACTCCTCGTACTGAACTTGCAGGGGCTCTCGCTGAAAGGCGAAGACAAGATCAAAGGGCAGATGTTAATTGCTGCATGACGAAGAAAACATCTTTGCCGTACAAACAGGATATGTTGTGATGCAAGTGTGGGTGTAAATTACAGAGCGACACACTAACCTCAGCAGTTCTCTGTACAAATTTGCGGGTGATCCGCAGCATGTGCGTGTACTCTGTCAGTTCCAGTAAGTTCCTCTGCAGCTTCTCTTTATTCCTGGTGACTTCACCCAACTCCACTTCAAGcctctgcagctgctcctgtaaacacagagagagcgagagagagtgaGCCAGTGACGTAATAATACAATACATAAACACTAATAGCATTTGTAATAATTAACAATTTTACAAAACTTGTTTACAGAACGAAGTACAGTTTAGTGTCCTAcatagaaaacaaacaaactccacTACTTCCAATAAGTTGCGCTGACATCTGCATcgacaaagtgaaaacataattGCTAAATGATGATACATAAGCAGATAACTAACCATTATAGCCATGACATGCTTTGGTAAAGGAGCCACTGGGTTCACGTCTCTTTCCGGTAGTGAAATGTCTGCTTTCTTGACCTCCCTCAGTAGATATCCTGTTAAAAATAAAGGAGCGATCGTCTCTGACACACATAGAAAACATTTCAAGGTTCATGAGCAGCCTTTGGGTTTCCAGCGAAGTCTCACAGCGTGTTACAGGGTTTATTTAACTATTTCATTCAGCTGCGTCTGCAAACCACCTGACATTAATCATGACTGTAAGGTCACTTGGTGCTAAATTCAATTAACTCAGAGGGCCTTCTGTGAACTTCATCTATTCCCGCTCTGTCTGAACAGCACCATCACAGCTTCAACAACATCTGGTAAAGACTGTGCAATAGAAAGATCAAGATATATGCTTACCAAGaatcctctccatctcctcgcACTTTTTGATCTCATTGACATGTTTTCGCTGGAATGCAGTGAC contains:
- the atp6v0a2b gene encoding V-type proton ATPase 116 kDa subunit a, translated to MSSLLRGEEMCLAQLFLQSGSAYDCISELGELGLVEFRDLNPSVTAFQRKHVNEIKKCEEMERILGYLLREVKKADISLPERDVNPVAPLPKHVMAIMEQLQRLEVELGEVTRNKEKLQRNLLELTEYTHMLRITRKFVQRTAEREPLQVQYEEFPFLEKETMMDYSSMQRLGAKLGFISGLIQRVKIEAFERMLWRVCKGYTILSYAEVEEYLENPDTGEPTKCVVFLISYWGDQIGQKVKKICDCYHCHVYPYPSSNEERNDVVEGLRTRIQDLHTVLNRTEDYLRQVLIKASESVYTWVIQVKKMKAIYYILNLCSFDVTNKCLIAEVWCPVNDIPTLRRALEEGSRKSGATVPSFVNRIPTSDTPPTLIKTNKFTSGFQNIVDAYGVGSYREVNPAPFTIITFPFLFAVMFGDLGHGVIMAVFAAWMVLCENNRKLKNTRNEIWNTFFEGRYIILMMGLFSIYTGLIYNDCFSKSLNIFGSGWSVKAMGWTKEQWENNRFLTLDPNVTGVFKGPYPLGIDPIWNLASNRLTFLNSYKMKMSVILGIIHMSFGVILSTYNYLHFRKKYNLYLVFLPELLFLLCLFGYLVFMILYKWLAFSAKDSRHAPSILIHFINMFLMQGDGLQPLYPGQTGLQIFLVVIAVLSVPVLLLGKPVYLYWLHNGSHRLGLYRGYERVRRNSEEELYLMRAHDMEEGSSHSDLSSSGENPTEEFDFADELLHQAIHTIEYCLGCVSNTASYLRLWALSLAHAQLSEVLWAMVMRVGLRMDSTLGVLFLVPVFGLFAVLTVSILLVMEGLSAFLHALRLHWVEFQNKFYGGTGVKFCPFAFSLLPSSFEHDGLL